From the Macaca nemestrina isolate mMacNem1 chromosome 7, mMacNem.hap1, whole genome shotgun sequence genome, one window contains:
- the LOC105467494 gene encoding serpin A11 — protein sequence MGPAWLWLLGTGILASVHCQSLPAHGDKSLQGPQPPGHQLSEPAPAYRRITPTITKFALRLYKELAADDPGNIFFSPVSISTTLALLSLGAQADTSALILEGLGFNLTETPEANIHQGFRSLLHTLALPSSKLELKVGNTLFLDKRLKPRQHYLDSIKELYGAFAFSANFTDSVTTGRQINDYVRRQTYGQVVDCLPEFSQDTLMVLANYIFFKAKWKHPFSRYQTQKQESFFVDDRTSLQVPMMHQKEMHRFLYDQELACTVLQIEYRGNALALLVLPDPGKMKQVEAALQPETLRKWGQLLLPSLLDLHLPRFSISGTYNLEDILPQIGLTDILNLEADFSGVTGQLNKTISRVSHKAMVDMSEKGTEAGAASGLLSQPPSLNTMSDPHAHFNRPFLLLLWEVTTQSLLFLGKVVNPVAG from the exons ATGGGGCCAGCTTGGCTTTGGCTACTGGGAACAGGGATCCTGGCCTCTGTCCACTGTCAATCCCTTCCTGCCCATGGAGATAAAAGTCTGCAGGGGCCTCAACCCCCTGGGCATCAGCTCTCAGAGCCAGCCCCCGCCTACCGCAGAATCACACCCACCATTACCAAGTTTGCTTTGCGTTTGTACAAAGAGCTGGCAGCAGACGACCCTGGAAACATCTTCTTCTCGCCGGTGAGCATCTCCACCACCCTGGCCCTACTCTCTCTTGGGGCCCAAGCTGACACCTCAGCTCTGATCCTGGAGGGCCTAGGATTCAACCTCACAGAAACCCCAGAAGCCAACATCCACCAGGGCTTCCGGAGCCTCCTCCACACCCTTGCCCTGCCCAGCTCCAAACTCGAACTAAAAGTAGGAAACACCCTGTTCCTAGACAAGCGACTAAAGCCTCGGCAGCACTATTTGGACAGCATCAAGGAGCTTTATGGAGCTTTTGCCTTTTCTGCCAACTTCACAGATTCTGTTACAACTGGGAGGCAGATTAATGACTATGTGAGAAGGCAAACATACGGGCAAGTCGTGGACTGCCTCCCAGAGTTCAGCCAGGACACGCTCATGGTTCTTGCCAATTACATCTTCTTCAAAG CCAAGTGGAAGCACCCTTTCAGTCGCTACCAGACCCAGAAGCAGGAAAGTTTCTTTGTGGACGACAGGACCTCTCTCCAGGTCCCCATGATGCACCAAAAGGAAATGCACAGATTCCTCTATGACCAGGAGTTAGCTTGCACCGTCCTCCAGATAGAATACAGAGGAAATGCCCTGGCGCTTCTGGTCCTCCCTGACCCGGGAAAAATGAAGCAGGTGGAGGCCGCTCTGCAGCCAGAGACCCTGAGAAAATGGGGCCAATTGCTCCTGCCCAG TCTGTTGGATTTGCACTTGCCAAGGTTTTCAATTTCTGGAACGTATAACCTGGAAGACATACTTCCCCAAATTGGTCTTACTGACATACTCAACTTAGAAGCTGACTTCTCCGGAGTCACTGGGCAGCTCAACAAAACCATCTCCAGG GTGTCACACAAGGCGATGGTGGACATGAGTGAGAAGGGGACTGAGGCCGGGGCTGCTTCAGgcctcctctcccagcccccaTCTCTGAACACCATGTCAGACCCACATGCCCACTTCAACAGGCCTTTCCTCTTGCTCCTTTGGGAGGTGACCACCCAGAGCTTACTCTTCCTGGGAAAAGTTGTCAACCCAGTTGCAGGGTAA